ATCTGTTTTCCCTGGCAGCCAAGGCGGGCCATTGGAACACGTCATTGCTGGTAAAGCAGTAGCTTTTGGAGAAGCCCTCAAGCCTGAGTTTAAAACTTATTCTGCCCAAGTTATTGAAAATGCTCGTGCTTTGGCCGAACAACTGCAAAACCGTGGTTTAAAATTAGTGTCTAATGGCACTGACAACCATTTAATATTAGTAGATTTACGGTCTGTAAATCTAACTGGCAAGCAGGCAGATAACCTAGTTAGTAGCGTAAATATTACTGCTAACAAGAATACTATTCCTTTTGATCCGCAATCACCATTTGTTACTAGTGGTCTGAGATTAGGTTCGCCAGCAATGACCACACGGGGGTTAGGAGTAGCAGAATTTACCGAGATTGCAAATATTATTAGCGATCGCCTGCTTTCTCCAGATTCCGAGGTAGTAACCCAAGATTGTAGACAAAGGGTAGCGGCATTGTGCGATCGCTTCCCCTTATATCCTCACCTGGAAATTCCTGTACCAGCATTAGCCTGAGATGATAGTTAGGAGTTAAGGGTTAAGAGTGATGAGTTTTGAACTCCTAACTCCTAACTCCTAACTCCTAACTCCTAACTCCTAACTATTCCTTCCAATGAGCGCAGAAATTATTTGTGTTGGTACTGAACTGCTGCTAGGAGATATCCTTAACGGCAATGCTCAATTTTTAGCGCAACAATTAGCGCAGCTAGGTATCCCCCACTACTATCAAACAGTGGTTGGGGATAATCCAGAACGGTTGAAGCAAGTTATAGAAATTGCTATTTCTAGAGCGCAAATTCTCATTTTCACTGGTGGACTTGGCCCGACACCAGATGATCTCACCTGCGAAACCATCGCCGATTTTTTTAAAGTCCCATTGATAGAACGCTCTGACATCATCGAAGACATAACCCAAAAATTCGCCCAACGTGGCCGGGTGATGTCACCAAGTAACCGCAAGCAAGCTTTGATTCCCCAAGGTGCAGAAATTCTCCCCAATCCTACTGGAACAGCACCCGGCATTATTTGGCAACCTCGTCCAGAAATTACGATTTTTACTTTTCCTGGTGTTCCCAGTGAAATGCATCCGATGTGGGAAGAAACAGCCGTGCCATTTCTCAAAAGTCAAGGTTGGGGTAAAGAAATTATTCACAGTCGGAGTTTAAAATTTTGGGGTATTGGTGAATCGGCTTTGGCGGAAAAAGTTGCTTCTTATTTGAACTTGCCAAATCCCACAGTCGCCCCTTATGCAGGTAAAGGGGAAGTAAGATTGCGAGTTTCTGCTAAAGCCACTTCTGAAGCAGCCGCAGAAGAACTAATTGCGCCCATTGAGAAACAACTTAAAGAAATTGCCGGACTGGATTTTTACGGCGTTAATAATGATACCCTTGCTTCCGTTGTCGGTGAGTTATTGCGGGCATCAAAAGAAACGCTGTCAGTGGCAGAATCTTGCACTGGTGGCGGTTTAGGGCAAATGTTGACCGATATTTCAGGCAGTTCTGATTACTTTTGGGGTGGAGTAATATCTTATGATAATTCGGTGAAGGTTAGGTTACTGGGGGTTAACCAGGAAGATTTAGATAAATTTGGGGCAGTAAGCGCGATCGTTGCAGAGCAAATGGCAGTTGGAGTTAAAACCCGCCTTGCAACCACTTGGGGATTGAGTATTACTGGAATTGCTGGCCCAAATGGAGGGACAGATACTAAGCCAGTGGGTTTAGTTTACGTTGGTTTAGCTGGGCCAAAGGATGAAGTAGCAAGTTTTGAGTATCAGTTTGGTGCAGCGCGAGGTCGAACTTTAATTCGTTATGTGAGCGCGAATGCAGCGTTGGATAATCTGCGGCGGAAGTTGTTGAGTAGGTAGGAAGTCTATTACGTTTGTCATACAACTTGTATGACAATCGAACCTATTGAAAATCTAATGTTATGTTAAAAAA
This Nostoc sp. C052 DNA region includes the following protein-coding sequences:
- a CDS encoding competence/damage-inducible protein A — translated: MSAEIICVGTELLLGDILNGNAQFLAQQLAQLGIPHYYQTVVGDNPERLKQVIEIAISRAQILIFTGGLGPTPDDLTCETIADFFKVPLIERSDIIEDITQKFAQRGRVMSPSNRKQALIPQGAEILPNPTGTAPGIIWQPRPEITIFTFPGVPSEMHPMWEETAVPFLKSQGWGKEIIHSRSLKFWGIGESALAEKVASYLNLPNPTVAPYAGKGEVRLRVSAKATSEAAAEELIAPIEKQLKEIAGLDFYGVNNDTLASVVGELLRASKETLSVAESCTGGGLGQMLTDISGSSDYFWGGVISYDNSVKVRLLGVNQEDLDKFGAVSAIVAEQMAVGVKTRLATTWGLSITGIAGPNGGTDTKPVGLVYVGLAGPKDEVASFEYQFGAARGRTLIRYVSANAALDNLRRKLLSR